Sequence from the Candidatus Rokuibacteriota bacterium genome:
GCGGCACCTCGCCGGCGTTGTGCTTCCTGAGGAACCGGCCCGTCTCGGTAATCCGCAGCGGCGTGCGGTCGCCCGGGATGCTGGCCATGAACTTGCCGCCCTCGCGGGTGCGGGTGACGTCGCCGGCATGGCCGGTGAGGTAGGTGACAATGGCCTGGCGGGTCGCCGCCGGCAGGGTGGCCTTCTCGCCGAAATGGTCGTCGAGGCCGTTCATGAGCGCCACCCACGAGCGCCGGGGCAGCATCTGCGGCGCGAAGGGCATGTGGCAGTCGCCGCATTCCTTTCGCACCAGCGGGTCGGTGACCGGCGGCAGCGGCTCGCCGGCCCCGGCCTGCCCCGGGGCGACGAAGGCGGTGAGGGCAGCAGTAAGGATGGCGGCAACGGCAAGAGCGATCGTGCGCATTGGCGTGGTCTCCTTCACTGGCTCAGCATGTAGGCGAGGAAGTCGCCCTTCTCCCTGGGCGTGCACTCGCGTCCCAGCACGCTCTGGCAATTGCGGCTGAACCACTTGTTGACCTTCTCGGGATCGGTGTAGCGGTGGGCCACCTTTGAGACGGCCATCGGCTCGATCGGCTTGCCGGCGCGCGTCTGGCCGGACGTCTGCGGGGTGGCGCCGTGGCAGGTGTCGCACGCCGGCGTATCCGGCTTGCCGCCGCCGGGCCGGGCCTTGTAGAAGGCGGCGCCGCGCGCGGCCGAGAAGCCGGCGAAGCCGGGATCGGCGGCGCGGGCCTGGGCTGCAAGGTCGGCCACGATGCGCTCGCGCGGGCCTTCGGCCCTCGCCGGCACGCTGCCGAGCAGCAGGAACAGGGACAGGGACAGGGACAGGCAGCGGGCGAGGGTCGTCGTCATCGCTCTGTCACTCCTTGAGGGATCGCGATCTTCGGGCCGTGGAAGCCGCCGGTGTCGGCGTCGCGGTGGCAGGCATTGCAGTTGCCGGAGCTGCGCACGGCCTTGCTCCTGAACACGGCCGGCGCGATGTCGGCGTGCGTGCGCTTCCAGTAGGGGGTGGCGGTGATGCGCAGCGGCTCGGCCGGCGAGCCGTGGCGGAACCCGTTGGCCGCCTTGGTGTCCCAGCTCTCGGCGGCGTAGGCCTGCAGGAACGCGCCGATGTCGGCGGCGGTGGCGGCCGGCAGGCGGGCGTCCTCGCCGAAATGGTCGGCCAGTCCCGCCATCATCGTCTTCCACGAGGCCGCCGGCAGCAGGCTGGGGTGGTAGGCAGGATGGCAGTCGCCGCACTCCTTGGTGTAGGCGACGTGGCGCGGCATATCGGGGACGCCCCTGGGCGGCAGGGCGGCCAGCGCGCTCAGTCCGCCGCTGCTGACGGCGGCGATGGCGGCGACGCTCAACGCCCCCAGCCACGGGCGGGCCGACTCGAAACGCGGCGGAGGTGCCTCCCCCGGCAGGCGCTTGAAGCCCGTCACCATGGCCCGCGCGAGGTTCTGGCGCTCCACCACGCTGCTGACGGCGACGCCGGCCACATGCAGGCCTACCAGGGTGATCAGGGCAGCAGCGAGGCCTGCGTGGAGACTCTGGAAGGCGCGGCCGGCGGCATAGGAGACGACCCCCGCCAGGGGCCCGTGCTTCTCGACCCCGCCGAAGGCGACGAGGCCGCTGAGCAGCAGCGCGGCGACCGTCCCCAGGAGGGTGTAGATCATCATGGCGCCGGCCGGGTTGTGGCCGAGATGGTGCGGCGGGCGCCCCCGCGCCAGATCCCTGAGGTAGGCCACCGCCGCCCGCGGGCGGAGGGGGAAGCTGGCGAAGCGGCTGGTCTCGGGCCCGAACACCCCCCACACCAGCCGGAATGCGATCAGGCCGGCGATGGCATAGCCCAGGATGGCATGCGTGCCGAGCATCCACTTCGGCCCGAACCAGCCGATCAGCGCCGTCGCCAGCAGCAGGCCGGCCAGCGACCAGTGGAGCAGGCGCGTGGGCAGGTCCCACACGCGAACCGAGC
This genomic interval carries:
- a CDS encoding diheme cytochrome c, translating into MKETTPMRTIALAVAAILTAALTAFVAPGQAGAGEPLPPVTDPLVRKECGDCHMPFAPQMLPRRSWVALMNGLDDHFGEKATLPAATRQAIVTYLTGHAGDVTRTREGGKFMASIPGDRTPLRITETGRFLRKHNAGEVPPDAWQRKAVGSKANCPACHLRAEQGNYDEGAIRIPR
- a CDS encoding DUF1924 domain-containing protein, with the translated sequence MTTTLARCLSLSLSLFLLLGSVPARAEGPRERIVADLAAQARAADPGFAGFSAARGAAFYKARPGGGKPDTPACDTCHGATPQTSGQTRAGKPIEPMAVSKVAHRYTDPEKVNKWFSRNCQSVLGRECTPREKGDFLAYMLSQ
- a CDS encoding cytochrome b/b6 domain-containing protein, with translation MSDDGNDRGTLTRSVRVWDLPTRLLHWSLAGLLLATALIGWFGPKWMLGTHAILGYAIAGLIAFRLVWGVFGPETSRFASFPLRPRAAVAYLRDLARGRPPHHLGHNPAGAMMIYTLLGTVAALLLSGLVAFGGVEKHGPLAGVVSYAAGRAFQSLHAGLAAALITLVGLHVAGVAVSSVVERQNLARAMVTGFKRLPGEAPPPRFESARPWLGALSVAAIAAVSSGGLSALAALPPRGVPDMPRHVAYTKECGDCHPAYHPSLLPAASWKTMMAGLADHFGEDARLPAATAADIGAFLQAYAAESWDTKAANGFRHGSPAEPLRITATPYWKRTHADIAPAVFRSKAVRSSGNCNACHRDADTGGFHGPKIAIPQGVTER